In Rouxiella sp. WC2420, the following proteins share a genomic window:
- the ybjG gene encoding undecaprenyl-diphosphate phosphatase, translating into MEQLNHQLFTWINATPNSPKWLLDIALFLAKDMILIVPALIVGLYLWGQHHNINPQRTLVTKIGIALVFAMAFARAISELFPHARPFMEGYGYTFMHHSSDSSFPSDHGTAIFTFALAFLFWHRVWSGAVLLVIGLGIAWSRVYVGVHWPMDMLGGFLVGILGCLFSQLVWNLFGTQISSLLDKLYRFSFALPIRKGWVRG; encoded by the coding sequence ATGGAGCAGCTCAATCACCAGCTGTTTACCTGGATTAATGCGACGCCCAACTCGCCAAAATGGCTGTTGGATATCGCCTTGTTCCTGGCAAAAGATATGATTTTAATCGTGCCCGCGTTAATCGTGGGACTTTACCTGTGGGGGCAACACCACAACATCAACCCCCAACGCACTCTGGTGACCAAAATCGGCATTGCATTAGTGTTTGCCATGGCTTTTGCAAGAGCAATATCGGAGCTATTTCCTCATGCTCGTCCGTTTATGGAAGGCTATGGTTATACCTTTATGCATCATTCGTCCGATAGTTCCTTCCCGAGCGATCACGGCACAGCGATCTTTACCTTTGCCCTCGCCTTCCTGTTCTGGCATCGCGTCTGGTCGGGAGCTGTGCTGCTGGTGATCGGTTTGGGTATTGCCTGGTCTCGCGTTTACGTAGGTGTTCACTGGCCGATGGATATGCTCGGCGGCTTCCTGGTTGGCATTCTGGGCTGCCTGTTTTCACAGCTGGTCTGGAACCTGTTCGGTACACAAATCAGCAGCTTGCTGGATAAGTTGTACCGCTTTAGTTTTGCACTGCCGATTCGTAAAGGCTGGGTTCGCGGATAA
- a CDS encoding PQQ-dependent sugar dehydrogenase, whose translation MPLSLKQSKRPWQLLLLAGALAIPTLAIAQPASKPVPKVAVNVHTELTGLNHPWSLAFLPDNQGALITERSGNLRLWQPGKPLSAAITGVPAVWLEAQAGLWDVRLAPDFAKSRRVYLSFAAKDDKGEPHAELGYGTLSADGLHLENFKTIFVEQPALESGINLGGRLVFDPNGNILMSLGDNNQRIQAQQLDSLRGKVIRLTPEGGIPADNPFVKLKGARPEIFTYGNRNPQALAYNPWTKDLWETEHGPRGGDEVNILAAGKNYGWPVATFGIDYSGMPIPEAKGSHLPGMEDPVYYWRISPAVSGMAFYNNSKFPQWQNSLFVGALKETTLIQLDVKDKKVMGENRMLEGLGLRIREVQVGPDGYLYVLTDESNGKLLKISPK comes from the coding sequence ATGCCGCTATCGCTCAAGCAATCCAAACGTCCCTGGCAACTCCTGCTGCTGGCGGGCGCGCTGGCAATACCCACGCTGGCTATTGCTCAGCCGGCCAGTAAGCCAGTGCCAAAAGTTGCAGTAAATGTTCATACTGAGCTAACCGGGCTCAATCATCCGTGGTCGCTGGCCTTTCTGCCTGATAATCAGGGCGCGCTAATCACCGAGCGCAGCGGTAATCTGCGCCTTTGGCAGCCGGGGAAACCGTTGTCTGCGGCGATTACCGGCGTACCCGCAGTGTGGTTAGAAGCACAGGCCGGGTTGTGGGATGTGCGGCTGGCACCGGATTTTGCGAAAAGTCGGCGCGTTTATTTAAGCTTTGCAGCCAAGGATGACAAGGGAGAGCCGCACGCCGAGCTAGGTTATGGCACGCTTTCCGCTGACGGGCTGCATCTTGAAAATTTTAAAACGATTTTCGTTGAACAACCGGCGCTGGAAAGCGGTATCAACCTCGGCGGGCGGTTAGTGTTTGATCCGAATGGCAATATTCTAATGTCACTCGGCGATAATAATCAGCGCATTCAGGCGCAGCAGCTCGACTCGCTGCGCGGCAAGGTGATTCGCCTGACGCCAGAGGGCGGCATTCCTGCCGATAATCCTTTCGTGAAATTAAAGGGCGCGCGCCCCGAGATCTTTACTTACGGCAATCGAAATCCACAGGCTTTAGCCTACAATCCCTGGACCAAAGATCTGTGGGAAACCGAGCACGGTCCGCGTGGGGGTGATGAGGTTAATATCCTGGCAGCGGGCAAAAACTACGGCTGGCCGGTCGCAACTTTCGGCATCGACTATTCCGGCATGCCAATCCCGGAAGCCAAAGGCTCACATTTGCCAGGCATGGAAGATCCTGTTTACTATTGGCGTATCTCGCCTGCCGTCAGCGGCATGGCCTTCTATAACAACAGCAAATTCCCACAGTGGCAGAACTCGCTGTTTGTTGGCGCATTGAAAGAAACCACGCTTATCCAGCTGGATGTGAAAGACAAAAAAGTCATGGGAGAGAACAGGATGCTCGAAGGTTTGGGGCTGCGTATCCGTGAGGTACAGGTTGGGCCGGATGGCTATCTGTATGTATTAACTGATGAAAGCAACGGCAAGCTGTTAAAGATATCGCCGAAGTAA
- a CDS encoding cysteine hydrolase family protein translates to MQPHSQVKKALLVIDMQLGQCSVEPLPYLRDNLLNNINQLISHFHQIDQPVFFIRHAGPAGSPFAAGEAIWNVIPELNIDPSRDIYIDKSRASCFDGTSLANQLQKKDVQEVVIVGLKTQYCVDTACRSALALGFKPILISDAHSCVNTQQLAAADIIAHHNACLNGPIARVMPTVEFCQLSI, encoded by the coding sequence ATGCAACCTCACTCTCAAGTAAAAAAAGCCCTGCTAGTTATCGATATGCAGCTGGGCCAATGTTCAGTAGAACCGCTGCCATACCTGCGCGATAATCTGCTGAACAATATCAATCAACTTATTAGCCATTTTCACCAGATTGACCAGCCGGTGTTTTTTATCCGCCATGCGGGTCCAGCCGGATCACCTTTTGCCGCAGGTGAAGCCATTTGGAATGTGATTCCCGAATTAAATATCGACCCGTCACGAGATATTTATATCGATAAGTCGCGCGCCAGCTGTTTTGACGGTACTTCCCTGGCAAATCAGCTCCAGAAAAAAGATGTCCAGGAAGTCGTTATTGTTGGTCTTAAAACTCAATATTGTGTTGATACTGCCTGTCGCTCAGCTCTGGCCTTAGGCTTTAAGCCGATTCTTATCTCTGATGCACACAGCTGCGTTAATACCCAACAACTTGCCGCAGCGGATATCATTGCTCATCACAATGCCTGCCTTAATGGTCCAATCGCACGCGTAATGCCGACTGTGGAATTCTGTCAGCTTTCGATTTAA
- a CDS encoding DMT family transporter: MQLLFILLVVAGGMGLSVEAGLLGPLGSEVGDLWATFSIFGVGAALTFLQMLFFSPRNSPSFFAQPAWQLIGGILGPVYVVILTVAVPAIGIAMTMIGILAGQVFKSLVIDHYGLFGTAHRKIDNKRIIALVFIVAALVLVAKG, translated from the coding sequence ATGCAGCTTTTATTTATATTACTCGTCGTGGCAGGCGGGATGGGGTTATCCGTTGAAGCCGGATTATTAGGACCACTGGGGAGTGAAGTCGGGGATCTGTGGGCGACTTTCAGCATCTTTGGTGTCGGGGCAGCACTGACCTTTTTGCAGATGCTATTTTTCAGTCCACGCAATAGTCCATCGTTTTTCGCCCAGCCAGCCTGGCAACTAATAGGAGGAATTCTCGGCCCGGTGTATGTGGTTATTTTGACAGTTGCCGTTCCTGCCATCGGTATTGCCATGACCATGATTGGTATTCTCGCCGGTCAGGTGTTTAAAAGTCTGGTAATTGATCACTATGGGCTTTTTGGTACCGCTCACCGAAAAATTGATAATAAACGCATTATCGCGTTGGTATTTATTGTTGCCGCGCTTGTTCTTGTGGCCAAAGGTTAA
- a CDS encoding class I SAM-dependent methyltransferase — translation MDSRTLATYDQQAADYAEEWESQPIGNDLHETIKTFFTQGPTIDVGCGSGRDAAWLNANGYPTVGVDASTGLLLEAHRHHPELTLFYSALPELTGVVEESFENVLCETVIMHLPIDLIEPSVHKLLNLLKSQGILYLSWRVTEEEDRRDEQGRLYAAFDERIVINGLVGAQLLMDEKVVSQSSGKIIRRIVARKN, via the coding sequence ATGGATAGTAGAACGCTTGCCACCTACGATCAGCAAGCAGCTGATTACGCGGAAGAATGGGAATCACAGCCGATTGGCAATGATTTGCATGAGACCATTAAGACATTCTTTACTCAAGGCCCAACTATTGACGTTGGGTGCGGCAGTGGGCGTGATGCTGCCTGGCTAAATGCTAATGGTTATCCGACAGTTGGCGTCGATGCTTCTACAGGACTATTACTTGAAGCCCATAGACACCATCCTGAATTAACACTTTTTTATTCAGCACTGCCGGAATTAACCGGCGTGGTGGAAGAAAGTTTTGAAAATGTGCTTTGTGAAACAGTCATCATGCATCTGCCAATAGACCTTATTGAGCCTTCAGTGCACAAACTGCTTAATCTGTTAAAAAGTCAAGGTATTTTATACCTTAGCTGGCGGGTGACGGAGGAAGAAGATCGCCGTGACGAACAGGGAAGACTGTATGCTGCTTTTGACGAACGTATCGTAATCAATGGTTTGGTAGGAGCGCAGCTGCTAATGGATGAGAAAGTAGTGAGTCAGTCATCCGGGAAAATTATTCGCAGGATTGTGGCGCGCAAAAATTGA
- a CDS encoding HAD family hydrolase yields MDLALFDLDKTLISDDSASLWLHWLVSQGYTPTASLQYHQQQMHPVTHYSDTPPDPDIIASYLKLTLAPMSGYHCHTVAGWVERFVHRDIMPRIYPQARQQMAWHRERGDVIALVSASGDHLVAPIARRLGFEQVFALQAEINSHPRCFTGKTTGDITFHEGSVRRLEAWLSQSGTPAFKKTYAYSDSIFDLPLLEFVDKPTVVNGCKALREHAEINGWPDLSWLRHPVRQTATS; encoded by the coding sequence ATGGATTTAGCGCTGTTCGATCTCGATAAAACGCTGATTAGTGATGACAGCGCCAGCCTGTGGCTACATTGGCTGGTTTCTCAGGGCTATACCCCGACGGCCAGTTTGCAGTATCACCAACAGCAAATGCACCCTGTCACCCACTATTCTGATACCCCTCCCGACCCCGACATCATTGCCTCTTATTTAAAACTGACTCTGGCACCGATGAGTGGCTACCACTGCCACACCGTGGCCGGTTGGGTCGAGCGATTTGTGCATCGGGATATCATGCCGCGAATCTATCCTCAAGCCCGTCAGCAGATGGCCTGGCATCGGGAAAGAGGCGATGTGATCGCTCTGGTTTCTGCCTCGGGCGATCATCTGGTGGCTCCCATTGCCAGAAGACTTGGCTTCGAGCAGGTATTTGCCTTGCAGGCCGAGATAAATAGTCATCCACGCTGCTTTACCGGCAAAACCACTGGCGATATCACTTTTCATGAGGGCAGTGTTCGACGCCTTGAAGCCTGGTTGTCGCAGAGCGGAACGCCGGCATTTAAAAAAACCTACGCCTATAGTGACTCGATATTTGACCTACCACTGTTGGAGTTTGTTGATAAACCCACCGTGGTCAATGGCTGTAAGGCGTTGCGTGAACACGCCGAAATCAACGGTTGGCCTGACCTCAGCTGGCTGCGTCACCCAGTGCGCCAAACCGCTACCTCGTAG
- a CDS encoding serine hydrolase produces MTISFLSKRNLLCTFSGTALLLTFPAAHADTAPAKSVEIAAPSTTTSAAPVGPQINAKSWVLMDYGSGKIIAESQPDARLDPASLSKIMVSYVVGQALKSGKIHSTDVVTIGKDAWATGNPVLRGSSLMFLKPGDQVPVSELNQGVVIQSGNDASIALADYVAGSQDAFVGLMNRYSQQLNLTNTQFKTVHGLDSDGQYTSARDMALLSKALIHDTPEEYAMNKEKEFTFNRIRQVNRNRLLWSTNLNVDGIKTGYTSGAGYNLVSSAVDSTGMRLIAVVMGAPSDRVRFSESESLLTWGFRFYETITPIKAADAFTTQRVWFGAEKTVPLGVAEDASLTFPKGQLKNLKASFTLNSPQLEAPIIKNQVVGTINFSLDGKVIEQRPLVAKADVPEGGFISRIWDFVMMKVSGLFASVFGKSAS; encoded by the coding sequence ATGACAATCTCTTTCTTATCCAAACGGAACCTTCTTTGTACGTTCAGCGGCACGGCTTTGTTGCTGACGTTTCCTGCTGCGCATGCTGATACTGCTCCGGCAAAATCTGTCGAAATCGCGGCCCCTTCCACAACAACTTCGGCCGCACCTGTTGGCCCTCAAATTAACGCAAAATCATGGGTGCTGATGGATTATGGCAGCGGCAAGATCATTGCCGAGTCGCAGCCAGATGCACGATTGGACCCCGCCAGCCTGAGTAAAATCATGGTTAGCTACGTGGTAGGGCAGGCGCTAAAATCAGGCAAAATTCACTCCACAGACGTGGTTACCATTGGTAAAGATGCCTGGGCGACCGGCAATCCGGTGCTGCGCGGCTCTTCTTTGATGTTCCTCAAACCAGGGGATCAGGTTCCGGTATCCGAACTGAATCAGGGAGTGGTGATTCAATCGGGCAACGATGCCAGCATTGCGCTGGCCGATTACGTTGCCGGCAGTCAGGATGCCTTTGTCGGCCTGATGAACCGTTATTCACAGCAGTTGAACCTGACCAATACTCAGTTTAAAACGGTTCACGGTTTGGACTCTGACGGCCAGTACACCTCGGCGAGAGACATGGCGTTGTTATCCAAGGCGCTTATCCACGATACGCCTGAAGAATACGCGATGAACAAGGAAAAAGAGTTCACTTTTAACCGCATTCGTCAGGTTAACCGTAATCGCCTGCTGTGGAGCACGAACTTAAACGTCGACGGCATCAAAACCGGTTACACCTCGGGTGCAGGTTATAATCTGGTTTCTTCCGCCGTGGATTCAACCGGCATGCGCTTAATCGCGGTTGTTATGGGAGCCCCTAGCGATCGCGTGCGTTTTAGCGAAAGCGAATCACTGCTGACCTGGGGTTTCCGTTTCTATGAAACTATTACGCCAATCAAAGCCGCGGATGCATTTACTACTCAACGCGTCTGGTTTGGCGCAGAGAAAACGGTACCTCTGGGCGTAGCTGAAGATGCCTCGCTGACCTTCCCGAAAGGGCAGCTAAAAAATCTCAAAGCCAGCTTCACCCTGAACAGCCCTCAGCTTGAAGCTCCTATCATCAAGAATCAGGTTGTAGGTACCATCAACTTCTCACTTGATGGCAAAGTTATCGAGCAGCGTCCGCTGGTGGCCAAGGCTGATGTTCCCGAGGGCGGTTTCATTAGCCGCATTTGGGACTTTGTGATGATGAAAGTCAGCGGTTTATTTGCCAGCGTGTTTGGTAAGTCAGCTTCATAA
- a CDS encoding LysR family transcriptional regulator: protein MHSNEIRYFLAVANTGSLSAASKQLFVAVSAISRQIQQLETRIGATLFERHARGMVLNDAGQILENHVRKSMMDMDFAIAEIQGLKAVRRTVIRMACTDGPAYSLLPQMFARFRAINPGVMFYLNVGTALQVSEMIRSGDCDLALQFSLTPERGVEVLASHPATVRLAMLSHHPLVIQEVSLGDLRAYPLALNEPSSTIGQLFDLSCRMNGIFLEPALSCNRFSTLYDFMLNTPGAIVACSHFSVMFNARADGLVMKSINIEQLSHRTLQLQTQAGRHRSAALSQFIDFSCELLAREAAAFERDFNL from the coding sequence ATGCACAGTAACGAAATTCGCTATTTCCTGGCGGTCGCCAATACCGGATCGCTGAGCGCCGCCAGCAAACAGCTGTTTGTTGCCGTTTCTGCTATCAGTAGACAAATACAACAACTCGAAACCAGGATTGGCGCCACGCTGTTTGAGCGGCACGCGCGGGGAATGGTGCTGAACGATGCCGGACAAATTCTTGAAAATCATGTACGTAAAAGCATGATGGACATGGATTTTGCGATTGCAGAAATTCAGGGACTGAAAGCGGTGCGCCGGACGGTGATCCGCATGGCCTGTACAGACGGTCCTGCGTATAGCCTGTTGCCGCAAATGTTTGCGCGTTTCAGGGCAATCAATCCTGGGGTGATGTTTTATCTCAATGTCGGCACGGCGTTGCAGGTTTCGGAGATGATCCGCAGCGGCGATTGTGATCTGGCCTTGCAGTTTAGCCTGACGCCGGAGCGCGGTGTTGAAGTGCTGGCCTCGCATCCGGCGACGGTTCGACTGGCAATGCTTAGCCATCATCCGCTTGTTATTCAGGAGGTTAGCTTAGGTGATTTGCGCGCTTATCCGCTGGCGTTGAATGAGCCGAGCAGCACCATCGGGCAGCTGTTTGACCTCTCGTGTCGTATGAATGGCATTTTCCTTGAGCCAGCACTGAGCTGTAATCGTTTTAGTACGCTGTATGATTTCATGCTCAATACGCCGGGGGCGATTGTGGCATGCAGCCATTTTTCGGTGATGTTCAATGCTCGCGCTGACGGGCTGGTAATGAAATCCATTAATATTGAGCAACTTAGCCATCGCACCTTACAGCTTCAGACTCAGGCTGGGCGTCATCGTTCTGCCGCACTCAGCCAATTTATCGATTTCAGCTGTGAACTACTGGCCAGAGAAGCTGCGGCCTTTGAGCGAGATTTTAATTTGTAA
- a CDS encoding DMT family transporter, protein MTVLMILLAVVGGAFLSIQAAINGQLGSKVGVFGSAFLTFSIGALVTALLIFFFEPKHDLTLLDVPKWQLLGAFCGVPYIVIMVLAVQRIGAAVATVAVIFGQLAMSMLIDNFGWLGNETIHFSLTRLGAVICLGIALFFIYSSNKSNSADTEVNAEIRE, encoded by the coding sequence ATGACTGTTTTAATGATCCTTCTGGCCGTGGTCGGTGGTGCATTTTTAAGTATTCAGGCAGCAATCAATGGCCAGCTGGGCAGCAAGGTTGGCGTCTTTGGCAGCGCTTTTTTGACTTTTTCAATAGGAGCCTTGGTTACGGCATTGCTAATTTTCTTCTTTGAACCGAAGCATGATCTGACCCTGCTGGATGTGCCCAAATGGCAGCTGTTGGGGGCGTTTTGCGGCGTGCCTTATATTGTCATTATGGTGCTGGCGGTACAGCGCATTGGTGCGGCGGTAGCCACCGTAGCAGTAATTTTCGGTCAGTTGGCGATGAGTATGCTGATTGATAATTTTGGCTGGTTAGGCAATGAGACTATTCACTTCTCGCTGACGCGTTTAGGTGCGGTAATTTGTTTGGGGATTGCGCTATTCTTTATCTACTCCAGCAATAAATCCAATTCAGCCGACACAGAAGTAAACGCCGAAATACGCGAATAA
- a CDS encoding TetR/AcrR family transcriptional regulator, with the protein MYQANEPYFQPLSKAILTEAIKVFYQFGYKKCSMEDIATAAKVSRQTLHLYFRNKEQLFRAALEIMTHDLLIAIQNVADNQNDAIEDILSEIFDVLCGKQGAVSSAANIAELMAVAHSKERHLITRFQTKVQEILANALSRAGIDTHWQQQGISAQDLALHLLDTSAGIKSLFTKGDDSNYLRRMAIAIRVVVIGAR; encoded by the coding sequence ATGTACCAAGCTAATGAACCCTACTTTCAACCGCTTTCGAAAGCTATTCTCACCGAAGCCATTAAAGTCTTTTACCAATTTGGCTATAAAAAATGCTCGATGGAGGACATCGCAACAGCGGCCAAAGTATCAAGGCAGACGCTTCATCTTTATTTTCGTAATAAAGAACAGCTTTTTCGTGCGGCCTTAGAAATTATGACCCACGATTTGTTGATTGCGATACAGAATGTTGCTGATAATCAAAACGATGCAATCGAGGATATTTTATCCGAGATTTTTGATGTTCTCTGTGGAAAGCAAGGCGCTGTTTCATCGGCGGCTAATATCGCCGAATTAATGGCTGTCGCGCATTCTAAAGAGCGGCATCTGATCACTCGTTTTCAGACCAAAGTGCAGGAAATATTGGCGAATGCGCTTTCTCGGGCTGGCATAGACACTCATTGGCAGCAGCAGGGGATCAGCGCTCAGGATTTGGCGTTGCATCTCCTTGATACCTCAGCCGGTATTAAATCCTTATTCACTAAAGGGGACGACTCAAATTACCTGCGGCGGATGGCAATCGCTATCCGAGTTGTAGTGATTGGGGCTCGTTAG
- a CDS encoding M20 family metallopeptidase, giving the protein MTVEKAVKQAMSWFDSGEFKAVLARRVALATESQSTERDEAIQRYYQQEINPALLAMGFELQFIDNPHAVNRPFLIATRIEDPALPTVLSYGHGDVVFGDDENWSEGLDPWVLFEDGDRWYGRGSADNKGQHSVNLAAIEQVFAARGGSLGFNCKLLYEMGEEISSPGLAEICQTYQQALSADVFLASDGPRLSAERPTLFLGSRGAVNFRLSVNARDKDYHSGNWGGLLPNPGTLLANAIACLVNQQGQLQVAALKPPAVSAAIRQILSDIEVGTTPGDPQIDVDWGEAGLTPAERLFAWNQMEVLSFLTGNPARPMNAIPGKATAVCQLRHVVGTDWQNLQQHVRQHLDQHGFHRVEVEFLRGSPATRFDPTDPLVSWALEVMQHSSGKKPALLPNLGGSLPNEVFADILGLPTLWVPHSYPACGQHAVDEHMLISITREGLQIMTRLFWDLGERGNSLLKAHHEHAAKTGGEA; this is encoded by the coding sequence ATGACAGTGGAAAAAGCAGTTAAACAAGCCATGAGCTGGTTCGATAGCGGCGAATTCAAAGCCGTTTTGGCACGACGCGTCGCGCTGGCGACAGAAAGCCAGTCCACCGAACGCGATGAAGCTATCCAGCGTTACTATCAACAAGAAATCAACCCGGCGCTGCTGGCAATGGGCTTTGAACTGCAATTCATTGATAATCCTCATGCAGTTAATCGCCCTTTCCTTATTGCCACCCGTATTGAAGACCCGGCTTTGCCTACGGTGTTGAGTTATGGCCACGGCGACGTGGTATTTGGCGATGACGAAAACTGGAGCGAAGGGCTGGACCCATGGGTGCTGTTTGAAGACGGCGACCGCTGGTATGGCCGTGGCAGCGCCGACAATAAAGGGCAACACAGCGTCAATCTGGCTGCCATTGAGCAGGTTTTTGCTGCTCGCGGCGGCAGTCTGGGTTTCAACTGCAAACTGTTGTATGAGATGGGTGAAGAAATTAGCTCACCAGGATTGGCCGAGATTTGCCAGACCTATCAGCAGGCCCTGAGCGCCGATGTGTTTCTCGCCTCCGATGGCCCACGCCTGAGCGCCGAACGCCCTACGCTATTCCTCGGCTCGCGCGGCGCGGTGAATTTCCGCCTGTCGGTCAATGCCCGCGACAAAGACTATCACTCCGGTAACTGGGGCGGCCTGTTGCCTAATCCGGGCACTTTGTTAGCTAACGCGATCGCCTGTCTGGTCAATCAACAGGGTCAATTACAGGTCGCAGCGCTCAAGCCACCCGCTGTAAGTGCAGCCATTCGTCAGATTCTCAGCGATATTGAGGTTGGCACTACGCCTGGCGATCCGCAAATCGATGTTGACTGGGGCGAGGCCGGTCTCACCCCGGCCGAGCGACTGTTCGCCTGGAACCAGATGGAAGTGCTGTCGTTCCTGACGGGTAACCCTGCACGCCCGATGAATGCTATCCCGGGCAAAGCCACAGCAGTGTGTCAGCTGCGACACGTGGTAGGAACTGACTGGCAAAACCTGCAACAGCACGTGCGCCAACATCTTGATCAGCATGGATTCCACCGTGTTGAGGTCGAGTTTTTGCGCGGTTCTCCGGCTACCCGTTTTGATCCCACTGACCCATTGGTGAGCTGGGCGCTGGAGGTAATGCAACACAGCAGCGGTAAAAAACCGGCGCTGTTGCCTAATCTTGGTGGCTCGCTGCCCAACGAAGTATTTGCCGATATTCTGGGACTGCCAACGCTGTGGGTGCCGCATTCCTATCCTGCCTGCGGTCAGCACGCCGTCGATGAACACATGCTGATTTCCATTACCCGCGAAGGTCTGCAAATCATGACTCGCCTGTTCTGGGATTTGGGCGAGCGCGGCAACTCGCTGCTTAAAGCTCATCATGAGCACGCGGCTAAAACTGGCGGTGAAGCATGA
- a CDS encoding MFS transporter: protein MSQLSSATTSSGAASAVKPSLTKTLFVTCIGNALEWFDIAVYGFFAAYIARAYFPTTDQTVSLLLAFGSFGVSFLIRPLGAIVLGAFADRAGRKASLLASISLMMVGSLLIVITPSYATIGLAAPLLILLARLIQGFSAGGEFGSSTAFLVEHFPERKAYIASWQFATQGASTLLASAFGLGLSQWLSESQIQDWGWRIPFAFGLLIGPVGLYIRRNIEEAESFVKADKTAKPLNTLFGQQKTLLCMAIGLMVVSTAVNYMLNYVPTYATKTLHFSGQVAFTATLLAGVILTVATPLMGLWAEKVGRLPLMWGALILLLVTIYPGFWLMIHYNTAFALVALVCWMALLKSVYFSAVPSMMADLFPVTTRASGMAIGYNIAVTVFGGFAPFICTLLITATGSKLAPSYYLMMVALLSLWALIKSQQSRR, encoded by the coding sequence ATGAGCCAGCTCTCCTCTGCAACCACGTCCAGCGGAGCCGCCAGCGCAGTCAAGCCAAGCCTGACCAAAACGCTGTTTGTAACCTGTATCGGCAACGCGCTGGAATGGTTCGATATCGCCGTTTATGGTTTTTTTGCCGCCTATATTGCTCGCGCCTATTTCCCGACGACTGATCAGACCGTTTCACTGCTGCTGGCGTTTGGCAGCTTCGGCGTTTCGTTTCTTATCCGCCCGCTGGGCGCTATCGTACTCGGCGCTTTTGCCGACAGGGCAGGTCGCAAGGCCTCGCTGCTGGCCTCTATCAGCCTGATGATGGTGGGCAGTTTGCTGATTGTTATCACGCCCTCCTACGCCACCATCGGTCTGGCCGCTCCGCTGCTTATTTTGCTGGCACGCCTGATTCAGGGCTTCTCGGCGGGCGGTGAGTTCGGCAGCTCCACCGCGTTTTTGGTGGAACATTTCCCGGAACGCAAAGCCTATATTGCCAGCTGGCAGTTTGCCACCCAAGGTGCCAGTACCCTGCTAGCCTCGGCGTTTGGCCTCGGGCTGTCGCAGTGGCTGTCAGAGTCACAGATTCAGGATTGGGGATGGCGCATTCCTTTCGCCTTCGGCCTGTTGATTGGTCCGGTAGGTTTGTATATTCGTCGCAACATTGAAGAAGCCGAGAGCTTTGTAAAAGCAGACAAAACGGCCAAGCCTTTAAATACTCTGTTTGGCCAGCAAAAAACTCTGCTGTGCATGGCAATTGGCCTGATGGTGGTCTCCACAGCGGTCAATTATATGCTGAACTATGTTCCGACTTACGCCACTAAAACGCTGCATTTTTCAGGTCAAGTGGCTTTCACCGCCACGCTGCTGGCTGGGGTCATCCTTACCGTCGCAACGCCCTTGATGGGGCTGTGGGCTGAAAAAGTGGGTCGATTGCCGCTGATGTGGGGAGCGCTCATCCTGCTGCTGGTGACCATTTATCCGGGTTTTTGGCTGATGATTCACTACAACACCGCCTTCGCACTGGTGGCTTTGGTGTGCTGGATGGCATTACTGAAGTCGGTATATTTCTCGGCGGTACCCTCGATGATGGCGGACCTGTTCCCGGTTACCACCCGCGCCAGCGGCATGGCGATCGGTTATAACATCGCAGTAACGGTGTTTGGCGGCTTCGCGCCGTTTATCTGTACCCTGCTGATTACCGCTACCGGCAGCAAGCTGGCACCGAGCTATTACCTGATGATGGTAGCTTTGCTCAGTCTGTGGGCGCTTATCAAGTCACAGCAATCCCGCCGTTAA